CGACGGTCGTGTGGTGCTTGTTCTCGCCGTCGTAGTTCACGAACACGCTGGCCGCGCCGATGTTGGTGTACTCGCCGATGGTCGCGTCGCCCACGTACGACAGGTGCGGCACCTTGGTGCCCTCGCCGATCGTCGCGTTCTTCATCTCCACGTACGTGCCGGCCTTGGCCTTCGCGCCGAGGCTGGTGCCCGGGCGCAGGTACGCGAACGGGCCCACGGTCGCCTCCGGGCCCACCGCGGCGCTGTCGGCCACCGTGTTGTCCACCCGGGCGCCCGCGCCCACGGAGGTGTCCCTGAGGCGGGTGTTGGGGCCGACCTCCGCGCCCTCGGCGACGTGGGTGGTGCCGAGGAGCTGCGTCCCGGGGTGGATCAGGGCGTCCTGTCCGAAGGTGACGGTCACGTCGACGAACGTGCTGGCCGGGTCCACGACCGTCACGCCCGCGAGCATGGCCCGCTCCAGCAGGCGCGCGTTCAGCAGCGCGCGGGCCTCGGCGAGCTGCACGCGGTTGTTGATCCCGAGGATCTGGCGGTGGTCGCCGCCGACCGCGGCCCCGACCCGGTGCCCGGCTTCGCGCAGGATGCCGAGGACGTCGGTGAGGTACTCCTCGCCCTGGCTGTTGTCGGTGCGGACCTTGCCGAGGGCGTCGGCGAGCAGGGCGCCGTCGAAGGCGAACACCCCGGAGTTGATCTCGCGGATGGCCCGCTGCCCGTCGGTGGCGTCCTTGTGCTCGACGATGCCCGTCACGGCCCCGTCGTCGCCGCGGATGATCCGCCCGTAGCCGGTGGAGTC
Above is a window of Streptomyces subrutilus DNA encoding:
- the glmU gene encoding bifunctional UDP-N-acetylglucosamine diphosphorylase/glucosamine-1-phosphate N-acetyltransferase GlmU, producing the protein MSANRPAAVVVLAAGEGTRMKSATPKVLHEICGRSLVGHVVAASRELDPAELVVVVGHAREQVAAHLSGIDADVRTAVQYEQNGTGHAVRMALEELGGNVTGTVVVVCGDTPLLTGETLAQLARTHGEDGNAVTVLTAEVPDSTGYGRIIRGDDGAVTGIVEHKDATDGQRAIREINSGVFAFDGALLADALGKVRTDNSQGEEYLTDVLGILREAGHRVGAAVGGDHRQILGINNRVQLAEARALLNARLLERAMLAGVTVVDPASTFVDVTVTFGQDALIHPGTQLLGTTHVAEGAEVGPNTRLRDTSVGAGARVDNTVADSAAVGPEATVGPFAYLRPGTSLGAKAKAGTYVEMKNATIGEGTKVPHLSYVGDATIGEYTNIGAASVFVNYDGENKHHTTVGSHCKTGSDNMFVAPVTIGDGAYTAAGSVITKDVPAGALAVARGQQRNIEGWVARKRPGSAAATAAQSAAPEDAGRR